The genomic interval TCTTCGTTGTGGCCTAGACGGATTCGGCGACATTAGGTCAGGCGAGCTCAGGTGGCGGGCCGTCGTCGGGACACCCCGCAGCGCCCGGGATGCCACGGCTATTCGGGCGTCTCGTTCTGTTCTCTTTGGGCGAGCCGCTGGAGCTGCCATCTATGCACGTCGGGCAGCCATTCCAACGCGGCCGATGGACCGACCCGCGAGTCGTCGGGAACACCGCCGTCTCGCAGGGCCTGCACGTACGCGCGATCCTGTTTGATACGTGCTCGTAGCTGCTCAGCTCCGCCGACTGAGCCGTGACCGGGGATGACGGCATCAACGTAGTCGGCCACGCTGTCAAACAGCCGCAGCGCGCCGAGGTAGTCCTCGATCGGATTCGCTGCCTCGAGGTCGAGGAACGGCATCAGGATGTCAGAAAGCATATCGCCGGCGACGAGGACGCCGCGCTCCTCGATCAACAGCGCCGCATGGCCTGGGGCATGGGCCTGATGCTCGATGATCCGGACTGTGGGGCCATCCCAAGGAATCTGCGCAGTATCGGCGGGCAGACCGGTAATGAGACCGAGCAGATCCATCGGGATATCCTCGGCGTACTCCGGCGGGAGCCCCTCGGCTATGCGGGCCTTCCAGTCCGCGTTCGACAGCAGATCTTGGATGGAGGCCGCGCAGCGGGCTGTACCGTAACGGGCCGCGTCGCCGAAGTTGGCGTGCCAGAGCACGTGGTCCCAATCAGGATGCGTCGAGAAGCCTGCCACGACAGGCTGGCCCAACTCGCGGAGGTCGTTCGCGAGGGCCGCCATTTCGGCGACCGTTATACCGGGGTCGATGAGCAACACACCGTCCCGGCCCTGCACGACAACGGAATTACTCTGGATGAACTCGCTCTCGTGAACCAGAACGCCCTCAGCGACTTCCTTCAGCATGAAATGCCTTCCGCTTGTGGTTTGCAACCCCTTGTCGAGACGGTATTAGCTGGCGGTCGTGGATTGCAAGCACCATGGTTTCCGGAAGGAGAACCCTCAGCGCGACGCGGCAGAAGATTTCAGTCGGCTGTCGGCTTCTCGTCGTTGGCGACAGCCTCAATCCAATCCACAGCCTCGTCGGAAAGCTGGGGACCGTCTGCTGATTCGCCAGCCCACCACTCAGAATCGGTCGTGCCGTTCGTAACCGCCATGATGTCGGCGATTACATTCGGCGGCAGCGGCTCGCCGTTGTGCTCAATGAGCCAGTCGCGTGTTTCCGCATCGACCAGAGGCCACCACTCAAGGATGTTCATCAACGCAGTATTGCACCGACGAAGTCGTGCGTACACATTCCGCCGTGGGACGAACTCCGGCTGAGGCGCCGGCTAACGAGCGCTGCTTCCCCGGTTAGTGAAGCCCCAGAGGTGTCCCGGTGGGGATCCTTCACCGGGCAGCTCAGTTGAAACACGGACCGAAGGCTATGGCATCCAGATCATGGGCAGTTACGGTGGCTCCATGAGGGACAGCATGCTGCCGATCATATGCGGGACGACAGAGTTCAATGACGCCCTCGACCACTACGAGACGGAAGGCATGGCGCGATGCGGAAACTGATCTACGGCATGAACCTGACACTGGATGGCTACGTCGCCGCGCCCGGCGACGACCTCGGGTGGAGCCGGCCGAGCGACGAGCTGTTTCAGCGGTGGCTCGATCAGGAGCGGGCGATCGGCCTGTTGCTGTATGGGCGCAAGCTGTGGGAGGCCATGAGTTCCCACTGGCCGACCGGCGACCAGCAGCCCAATGCCACCCCTGCGCAGATCGAGTTCGCGCGGAACTGGCGGGACACGCCGAAGGTGGTGTTCTCCTCAACGATCGACACCGTCGACTGGAACACCCGCATGGTCACCGGCGACGCGGTCGCGGAGATCACCCGGCTCAAGGCTGAGGACGGCGAGCCGATGAGGGTTGGTGGTGCAACGCTCGCCGGGGCGGCCATGCGGGCCGGGCTGATCGACGAGTACACGATCGTGACCCATCCTGTCCTGGTGGGCGGCGGCACGCCGTTCTTCACCGCGCTGGATAGCTGGGTGAACCTGAACCTGGTGGAGACGCGGACGTTTCCCGGCGGGGTGGTCCTGACCAGGTACGAGACGAGGCGCTGAGCACGAAAATAGGACACCGGACATGACCGCAGTTATGCGACGGGCCAGTTATGCCTGCAAATGGAACCCGTGGCTACGTTTATAGAACGGAGTTGGAAGAGGCGGACGGCACAGCGGCGATGAAACCTTCAGGGGCCCGGCCGACGCAGTGGCCTGGTAGGAGGCTCGCCGCGGAAAGTCATTCTCGGTCCCCGTCTACGACACAACGCGGCAAAGCAGTGGTCGGGGAGTTCGTCAGCGTCTAATCAGCCACAAGTGGATGCAGGACCAGAACAACGCCAAATACCTCTACGGCACACTCCTGAGACATCAGATCCGCAGTACGAATGGCAGACAGCCAGTTCTTAGACGCTGGCGGCCGCCCCGGACACCCGGACGGCGACCTGCCCGCTCCCCTGCGCCAGCTGCGAGGCTGCGGCTTCGTCAGCCACCACCGTCACGTGCGCGTGCAGCTGCAGGACCGACCCCGGGCAGTCAGCGGTGACCGGCCCGTTGAGGGCGGCGGCCAGGATACCGGCCTTGTCCGCGCCGTTGACCACCAGCAGGAGGTGGCGGGCTTCCAAGATAGTGCCCAGACCCTGCGTGATGCAGCGGAGCGGCACTTCTTCCGGGGTGCTGAAGTAGCGGGCGTTGGCTTCGCGCGTGCGTTCCGTGAGGACTTCCACGCGGGTCCGGGAGTCCAGGGCGGAGCCGGGCTCGTTGAAGGCCAGGTGGCCGTTGTGGCCGATGCCGAGGATCTGCACATCGATGCCGCCAACTCCGGCAATGGCCGCGTCGTAATCAGCGGCGGCAGCCTCGGGGTCTGCGGCGCTTCCGTCCGGCACGGCAACGTTGGCGGGATCCAGATGCAGCCGCTCAGTCACTTCGCGCCGGACAACTTCGGCGTAGCTTTCGGGATGTCCGGCGGGCAGGCCCACGTACTCGTCGAGGGCGAAGGCACGGACTGAGGACATGTCCAGCCGATGGTTGGCGAGCGCCGCGTAGATGGGCAGCGGCGATCCGCCCGTGGCCACGCCCAGGACGGCGTCGGGCTTGCTGCGGATGACGGCAGCGAGGATCCCGGCGGCTACGGAACCGGTGGCTGAGGCGGTAGGCACAACGAAAATTTCCACAACAAGGGCACTCTCTACGAAAAGGGCAAGGCTAAGTCCGCCCGGGTCGCGGGCGGCGGAGGGAAAAGAGGCTAGGCGGCCGCGACGTCCTTGAGTTTCAGGCGGATGCCGTCAAAGTGGCGCTGCAGGCGCTCGGACGCCAGGGCCTTGTCCTTGTTGGCTACGGCCTCGAAGATGTCCCAGTGGTCCTGCGTCTGCTGCTCGAGGTTGACCGGGCCGGTACCGATGGCCAGGTGGATCTTGCGGTAAACCTGCCAGAACACATCCATGAGGTTGATCAGCAGCTCATTGTTCAGGGGGGCGTACAGGCGGCGGTGGAATTCGGCGTCGTGCTCATGCAGCGGCTCCCCCTTCTTGGCCGCGTCCTCCATGGCTTCCATGGTGGCCCGCAGGTCAGCCACGTGCTCGCCGGTGAGCAGGTCAATGGCCGGTCCGATCAGCCCGGACTCAAGGGCCTGGCGCACATCAATGAGCTCCATGGCCTCCTCGCCCTTGTGGCGGAGGGACAGCCGGCCGCGGAACGTCAGGCCGGACACCAGGGCGCTGAAGTTGTTGGGTGCAACGAACATGCCAAAGCCATGCCGGATCTCGATGACGCCCAGCGCCTGCAGTACTTTCAGGGACTCGCGGACGGTGTTGCGGCCCACCCCGAGCTCTGCGGAGAGCTCACTTTCGGTGGGCAGCGCGTCGCCGACGTCAAGGCCGCGGTCCAGAATGAGGTCCATGATCTGCGTCTGCAGGGCGTGCGAACGGAGCTGCGCACTGAAACGGGCGGGCGATACTTCTTGCGATGCGATGGCCACGTGGGTCTCCTCCTTGCCGCGCTTAGGGGTCGCGACTTGTCCTACATCTCAAGGGTACAGGAGATGGGACGTCCAATGTCTAGATAGTGGGAACATATTTTTTGAACAGTTCCACCCTGAGGGACCGAATCTAACCCTGGAGCGCCGAATCTAACGCAAAAGGGACCGAACAAGCTCGCGGCACGCCCTGTAACCAGGCGCTTTGGGGTCAATCAGGGCGTAATGGTCTCCAGGGACCCTCACCAGCCGGGTCTCCATGTTTGCCGTGGTTCCGGCGTTCACATAGGACTCGGACTGACCCAAGGGAACGGTGGTGTCCTCCGATCCATGGACAGCGATGACCGGCACGGCCAGTGGAAGGGCGGTCATGGGGTCGGCGTACCTGTAGCGGTGCGGATACTTCGACGACGACCCGCCCAGGAGGTTGCTCACCGCACCGTTGCTGAGGTTCAGCTTCTCCGCCTCGGCCAGGTTGAGTAGGCCAGACTGGCTGACCACTCCGGTGAGGTGCACCGCGGAGGCATCTGAGGTGCGGGGCACCTGGCGGTCAGCATCCGGCATTCCCAGCTGGGCAAGCTTGCCCCGGCCGGCAGCCCAGGCGGCAAGATGCCCGCCGGCTGAATGGCCCAGCGCCACCACCGGACCCAGGTTCAGTGCATGTTTGGCCGCGAGGTCCCCCAGCTTGTCGATACCGGCAAGCACGTCAATGAAGGTGTTTGGCCAGCCGCCGCCGTTTCCGGCCCGGCGGTATTCAAGGTTCCAGGCGGCCATGCCATGGGCGGCCAGGTCCTTGGCGATGGGCTCCCCCAGCTCTGCGCCGTACTGCGAGCGCCAGTAGCCACCATGGATCACCACCACCACGCCGCGGTGCTCGCCGCCGGCCGGCAGCTCCGGCAGGAAAAGCTCGCCCCACTGACTGGCGTCCTCACCGTACTGGTACTTGTGCCGCTTCAATGCATCCCCCTTGGCACCGCCACCGGCGGTACCGTCCCGCTCGGCGCCGGGCGAACACGCGGCGCCGAGAATTCCAACGGCCGCCGCGGCAGCCGCACCAACCAGCGTGCGAAAGACAAACGTCCGACGCCGCAGATCAGCCATGTGCCGAGCCTACAGCGTGGCGCCTCCCGGCAAAGTCGCCGAGCAGGAAACCGTAGATTTGTGCCTGTGCATTCCATCCTCGGGATGACCCGGAGGGACTACCGGGACGCAACAGCCGCCGTCGCGCGTTTTCTGCGGGCGCTCCGTGGCGCTCCCGGCTACTAGTACTTCGCCGGGACCACCGGCGGCTGCCCTGGAAGGGCGTAGTGTCGGTAGTAGGAGATTTCGGGGTGGCATATATAGGTCCGGGGTTGAATATACGGGCCGCGCGCGAAGAGAGCGCACAGCCGCCAGCCGGGTCGTGTGACCCCGGCGTTGCTTGGAATTGAGGCCGCATGGCCGAGAATGACGCCCTGCCGACGGCAGAGCAATTACAGGACCTGCTTCTTGAGAGTCCGGGTTTCACCGAATTCCTCCTGGGACTGACCGCGATCTCCGCGTCCTTGCTGGGCGGGGACACGCCCCTGCTCTGTGCCATCACGGTGGAACGGGAGACCGGGCCAGCGACGGTAGCCAGCAGCACCGAGACGGCCCGGAGCCTGGACGAACGCCAGTACGCATTCGACGACGGCCCCTGCCTGACGGCGCTGCGGGAGCAGCGCACAGTCCTTATCCGTGATCTTCAGGCGGACGAGAGTTGGGCCTGGTATGCCGGGGCGGTCGCAGACGAAGGCATCCGGACAATCCTGGCCGTCCCCATCCCCACCGACAACGGATCCCGCTCCGCCCTGAACTGCTATTCAACCGAGCTCAATACTTTTGGCCCCGGCACGGTGACCGCCATTGAAGAGCACGCTGCATCGCTTTCCCGGATCCTGCGCCTGGCAATCCGCGTGCATCCGTCGGACCCGTACCCCGAGCACCTGAGGTCGGCACTGCGGTCCCGGGCCGTTATGGACTCGGCCGTTGCCCTGATCATGGTGCAGAACCGGTGCAGCCATGAAACCGCCGTCAAGCTCCTGCACCTTGCTTCCAGCAGCAGCAACCGCCGGCTGCATGACATCGCCGGGGACATCCTGCACCACGCCTCGGATATCCCCGTCATCACCGGAGGCGGAGCGAAATGATGGACGACGGCGGATTGGGCACCCCCCAGCCTGCCTTCGAGGCGGACCAGCGCAAGTTTGCGGCCGCCCAGTTCCAGAGCGGGAACATCAGCCTCCACGGGCTATGGACCTACTATTACGGGATCGGCGGAAACGTCGATCAGCTCGGGGTGGACGCCTATCTGCACGAGCTGGTGGAGTTGGCCCCACTGCAGATGGATCTCATCCAGACCGCCATCAAGGAGATCACGGCGGACGGACCGGGAAGTGCACATGTCCCAGGACTTTGATATCCGAGAACCCGAATCCGGCAACGTTGGACGCACCGGCGCCGGCCTGCACGAGTTTGTGCTCCACCTGCAGGACCTCGTCCTGGCAAGCTCCGACGTCCGTGAATTCCTGACGGACACCGCTGCGATTTTTGCCACCCAGCTGTCACAGCCAGGGAACCACTTGTCCTGCGGGATCACGGTAGTCCGGCAGAAGCGGCCGGTCGCTGCGGCCAGCAGCGATGCCCTCGCCCGGAACCTGGACGAACTGCAAAACAGCTTCGGCCACGGACCGTGCCTGACAGCCCTTCGGACAGAATCGATGGTCCATGTCCCAGATCTGGACGCCGATGTCCGTTGGCCGAAATACAACCAGGCTGCCCGCCAGCTGGGCATCGGCTCCATCCTGGCAGTACCAATGCATCTGCAGGCTCCTGCCCAGGCGGCGATTAATCTCTACTCCCCCAACACGGATGGCTTTCCACACCACGGGATTGATGCGGCTGTTGGCCTGGCGGGCATCGCCGCCAAGGCGCTGGACCTTGCCCTGAACATCGCACAGCTGCGCGACGCGCGTGACGACCTCGCCGCCGCCCTGAAATCCCGCACTGTCATTGACACGGCCATTGGGGCCATCATGGCGCAGAACCGGTGCGACCGCGATGCCGCGTTCCAGATATTGGTCAAGGCCTCCAGTTACCGCAATATCAAGTTAAAGGAGGTGGCCGCCGGCATCATTTCCGGAATTGGCGGCGAACGGGAATTCCCCACCACCTACGATGAATAGCCAAACAGCCTGAATCCGTGCAGGTCGGGGTCCGCAACCCACCACGCACGCTAGGCTTTACCTCAAGCGCTGAACGGTCACAAACAGGCTCATCCGGCCCGCCGGAGGCCGGTCACGCAGAATGGCCGGAGGCAAAAACCATGATCAAGAAGTATCCCCTGGATGAACTATCCACTGCCTTGGGCAGGATTATGGGGCTGCTCCTCACGGAAGAAAAAGTGGACCACGCCGTCCAGCACCTCTCCCGCGCCGTGAGGGATTCCATCCCGGGGACTCTTGGGGCAGGTGTCTCAATCCTTGATCCCCATGCCCGCCCGGTCAGTTCCGGGTCTACCGACAGCATCGTGGAACGCGCTGACGCCCTCAGTATGAACTGGTCCAGGGGCCCTGCCTGACAGCCTGGGCCACCCAACAGAGCATCCTCATCCATGACGTTGCAACTGAAGCCCGCTGGCCAAACTGGAGCGCCGCCGTCGTTGAGATGCCAATCCGCTCAGTGATCAGCACCCCGCTGATCGCCGACGGGCAGGCCGTAGGTGCAATGAAGATTTACGCCGCCTCCCCCGGCGCCTTCGAAGATGCCACCGCCGCCCTCATGGAGCTTTTTGCCTCCCCCGCGGCCACCCTTCTGTCGCATATCCAGACTGCCGAAACTCCGGAACGCATCAGTGAGAGCCTGCAATCGGCCCTCTACAGCAGGGACCTGATTAACCGGGCCTGCGGAATACTCATGGAGCGCCACACCATTACCGAGGACGCCGCCCTGCAGCAGCTGATGCGGCAGGCCCGCGCGACGCGCAGCACGCTCAAGGAAGTCAGTGCCATTGTCCTGGCTGGCGTGGCCTCTCACCCGCGCAGAGGCAGAAGTGATGGGCTTCGATAGCAGCGAACCGGAGCAACGCCGCAGGCTCCAGTCAGCATTGACAGCAGCACAAGTCAGCACGGGTGACCTGTGGCTCTACTACTTCGGCATCGGCGGATCTGTGGGCGAGTATGAAGTGGAGGCCTACCTGCAGGCACTTCTCTCGCTCCCCGAACTGCAGCGGGACCGGCTGGCCATGGCGGCAAACGAACTGTCCTCTGACCAGGCCGGTCCGCGTGCGCCCTATTCGGACGAGCTGGGGTCCGGGGACCCGTCCCGGCCCGAAGAGTCCTAGCGGGCCGAACGCTCTTCCACTTTCTTGAGGCAAGTGAGCGAGCGTTGGTGGTTTTCCTGCGTTAAGTGAGAGAGCGTTTGATGGCGCCGGGTGCGTTGCCGCCCAGCCGTGCGGTGACTTTGTCCGCCGCTGCCCTGCAGGATTCGCCGAGGCTCTGCAGGCGCTCCTTGGAGACGCGGAACCTAGGGGCCGGGATGAGGACTGCTGCCACAAGGTCGCCGCGGTGATCGTAGACGGGGGCGGCAACGCCGACTTCATCCAAGGAGGACTCGCCGTAGTTGATGGCCCACCCGCGGCGGGAGTCGTCTTTAAGGCGGAGCAGATAGTCCTCAAGGGAGACCTCGTCCAGCCCGGGGTAGGTAATGGCTCCGCTGCGCAGGAGGGCACGCACCCTCTCCTCCGGCTGCATTCCAAGGAACACCTGAACCGAGGAACTCAACGCGTCGCTGTACCGGGCCCCCAGCGGCGCAGTGTGCTTGATCTGGTGGCGGCTGGCAATCTGCTCCACGCAGATCGACTCGTTGCCCTCCCACATCATCAGGGCACTGGTTTCGCCGGTCAGTTCCGTGAGTTCGCGCAGGACCGGATAGGCGACCCGCCGCTCCTCCAGTTCGGCCAACAACGGACCGGCGACGGCGATCAGGCCCAGTCCGAGGCGGAAACGGCGCGTGTCCGCATCGCGTTCCACGAGGTTTTCCTGTTCGAAGGTTGCCAGGATCCTTGACACGGTGCTCTTGTGCAGGCCCACCCGGTTGGCGATCTCCGTCACGCCAAGCAACGGCTCGTCGGCCGTGAATGATCGAAGGACGGCGATGGCGTTGACGATGACTGAGGCGCCCTTGGTGTCGCCCTTGCCGTTGGTGTCGCTGCCGTGGGTGTCAATGGAATCTGGTGTGGTCATGATGCTCACTATCATTGCGCATAGTCAGCGGAAAGCGGCGCCGTGTGGGACACGGCGCCGCTTCCCGGGGCGGTGGTTGAGCCTGGGGCCACGACCGCAGGGTTCCCTGGCCGAGCTTGCGAGGCTAGGGAGCGGTTGGGGAGGTTCCGATGATGTTGTACTCGGGGCCGAACGGGAACTTGGTGATGTTCTCGGCGCCGTCTTCGCCCACCACCAGGATGTCGTGCTCGCGGTAGCCGCCGGCGCCCGGCTGGCCATCCAGGACGGTAATCATGGGTTCCATGGAGACCACCATGCCCGGTTCCAGCACCGTGTCGATGTCCTCGCGGAGCTCCAGCCCGGCTTCGCGGCCGTAGTAGTGGCTGAGGACACCGAAGGAGTGTCCGTAGCCGAACGTCCGGTTGGCGAGGAGCCCGTGGCCCACGTAGATCTCGTTGAGCTCCGCGGCGATGTCCTTGCACACGGCGCCGGGCTTGATCAGCTCAAGTCCGCGCTTGTGGACCTCCACGTTGATGTTCCACAGTTCCAGGGAGCGGGCATCGGGTTCGCCGTAGAACAGGGTGCGCTCCAGGGCCGTGTAGTACCCGCTGGTCATGGGGAAACAGTTCAGGGACAGGATGTCGTGTTCCTGGATCTTGCGGGTGGTGGCCCAGTTGTGCGCGCCGTCCGTGTTGATGCCGGACTGGAACCAGACCCAGGTGTCCCGGATTTCGGAGTTGGGGAACGTCCTGGCGATCTCGTGGACCATCGCCTCGGTGCCAATCAGGGCGACCTCGTACTCCGTGATGCCGGCCGTGATGGCGTTGCGGATGGCTTCGCCGCCGACGTCGCCGATCCGGGCACCGTGCTTGATGACCTCGATTTCCTCCGCTGACTTGATCATGCGCTGGCGCATCGCTGCCTGCGCCACGTCCACGAGCGTTGCGCCGGAGAAGGCGGCCTGGATCTTGTTGCGGTTATCCA from Pseudarthrobacter sp. SSS035 carries:
- a CDS encoding MBL fold metallo-hydrolase; its protein translation is MLKEVAEGVLVHESEFIQSNSVVVQGRDGVLLIDPGITVAEMAALANDLRELGQPVVAGFSTHPDWDHVLWHANFGDAARYGTARCAASIQDLLSNADWKARIAEGLPPEYAEDIPMDLLGLITGLPADTAQIPWDGPTVRIIEHQAHAPGHAALLIEERGVLVAGDMLSDILMPFLDLEAANPIEDYLGALRLFDSVADYVDAVIPGHGSVGGAEQLRARIKQDRAYVQALRDGGVPDDSRVGPSAALEWLPDVHRWQLQRLAQREQNETPE
- a CDS encoding dihydrofolate reductase family protein — translated: MRKLIYGMNLTLDGYVAAPGDDLGWSRPSDELFQRWLDQERAIGLLLYGRKLWEAMSSHWPTGDQQPNATPAQIEFARNWRDTPKVVFSSTIDTVDWNTRMVTGDAVAEITRLKAEDGEPMRVGGATLAGAAMRAGLIDEYTIVTHPVLVGGGTPFFTALDSWVNLNLVETRTFPGGVVLTRYETRR
- a CDS encoding glucosamine-6-phosphate deaminase; this encodes MEIFVVPTASATGSVAAGILAAVIRSKPDAVLGVATGGSPLPIYAALANHRLDMSSVRAFALDEYVGLPAGHPESYAEVVRREVTERLHLDPANVAVPDGSAADPEAAAADYDAAIAGVGGIDVQILGIGHNGHLAFNEPGSALDSRTRVEVLTERTREANARYFSTPEEVPLRCITQGLGTILEARHLLLVVNGADKAGILAAALNGPVTADCPGSVLQLHAHVTVVADEAAASQLAQGSGQVAVRVSGAAASV
- a CDS encoding FadR/GntR family transcriptional regulator is translated as MASQEVSPARFSAQLRSHALQTQIMDLILDRGLDVGDALPTESELSAELGVGRNTVRESLKVLQALGVIEIRHGFGMFVAPNNFSALVSGLTFRGRLSLRHKGEEAMELIDVRQALESGLIGPAIDLLTGEHVADLRATMEAMEDAAKKGEPLHEHDAEFHRRLYAPLNNELLINLMDVFWQVYRKIHLAIGTGPVNLEQQTQDHWDIFEAVANKDKALASERLQRHFDGIRLKLKDVAAA
- a CDS encoding alpha/beta hydrolase, coding for MKRHKYQYGEDASQWGELFLPELPAGGEHRGVVVVIHGGYWRSQYGAELGEPIAKDLAAHGMAAWNLEYRRAGNGGGWPNTFIDVLAGIDKLGDLAAKHALNLGPVVALGHSAGGHLAAWAAGRGKLAQLGMPDADRQVPRTSDASAVHLTGVVSQSGLLNLAEAEKLNLSNGAVSNLLGGSSSKYPHRYRYADPMTALPLAVPVIAVHGSEDTTVPLGQSESYVNAGTTANMETRLVRVPGDHYALIDPKAPGYRACRELVRSLLR
- a CDS encoding GAF and ANTAR domain-containing protein; this encodes MAENDALPTAEQLQDLLLESPGFTEFLLGLTAISASLLGGDTPLLCAITVERETGPATVASSTETARSLDERQYAFDDGPCLTALREQRTVLIRDLQADESWAWYAGAVADEGIRTILAVPIPTDNGSRSALNCYSTELNTFGPGTVTAIEEHAASLSRILRLAIRVHPSDPYPEHLRSALRSRAVMDSAVALIMVQNRCSHETAVKLLHLASSSSNRRLHDIAGDILHHASDIPVITGGGAK
- a CDS encoding GAF and ANTAR domain-containing protein, encoding MSQDFDIREPESGNVGRTGAGLHEFVLHLQDLVLASSDVREFLTDTAAIFATQLSQPGNHLSCGITVVRQKRPVAAASSDALARNLDELQNSFGHGPCLTALRTESMVHVPDLDADVRWPKYNQAARQLGIGSILAVPMHLQAPAQAAINLYSPNTDGFPHHGIDAAVGLAGIAAKALDLALNIAQLRDARDDLAAALKSRTVIDTAIGAIMAQNRCDRDAAFQILVKASSYRNIKLKEVAAGIISGIGGEREFPTTYDE
- a CDS encoding GAF and ANTAR domain-containing protein, whose amino-acid sequence is MHDVATEARWPNWSAAVVEMPIRSVISTPLIADGQAVGAMKIYAASPGAFEDATAALMELFASPAATLLSHIQTAETPERISESLQSALYSRDLINRACGILMERHTITEDAALQQLMRQARATRSTLKEVSAIVLAGVASHPRRGRSDGLR
- a CDS encoding IclR family transcriptional regulator; amino-acid sequence: MTTPDSIDTHGSDTNGKGDTKGASVIVNAIAVLRSFTADEPLLGVTEIANRVGLHKSTVSRILATFEQENLVERDADTRRFRLGLGLIAVAGPLLAELEERRVAYPVLRELTELTGETSALMMWEGNESICVEQIASRHQIKHTAPLGARYSDALSSSVQVFLGMQPEERVRALLRSGAITYPGLDEVSLEDYLLRLKDDSRRGWAINYGESSLDEVGVAAPVYDHRGDLVAAVLIPAPRFRVSKERLQSLGESCRAAADKVTARLGGNAPGAIKRSLT
- a CDS encoding aminopeptidase P family protein — encoded protein: MTTTASENATSVAELERLKVLNNGQKVSLTFSDAEFERRIAGLRRIMAEKDLDAVVLTSYHSIKYYSDFLFTTFGRSYGMVVTKDETVTVTANIDAGMPWRRSYGDNLVYTDWRRDNYIFAIQEVLRTRGISPRRLGVEDDSLPLDNRNKIQAAFSGATLVDVAQAAMRQRMIKSAEEIEVIKHGARIGDVGGEAIRNAITAGITEYEVALIGTEAMVHEIARTFPNSEIRDTWVWFQSGINTDGAHNWATTRKIQEHDILSLNCFPMTSGYYTALERTLFYGEPDARSLELWNINVEVHKRGLELIKPGAVCKDIAAELNEIYVGHGLLANRTFGYGHSFGVLSHYYGREAGLELREDIDTVLEPGMVVSMEPMITVLDGQPGAGGYREHDILVVGEDGAENITKFPFGPEYNIIGTSPTAP